In a genomic window of Ralstonia nicotianae:
- a CDS encoding DUF6362 family protein, producing the protein MTGSTTAWTLDSVAARFEEAARTGRTLPPVRVQGYFRVWPHIVREQWERLAADDQPRHYYPPSPAAIDRMLETMRWVQWLDVDHRHLVWMRAQGDEWQYIAKRYACCIKTAQRRWQRAMQTVVDRLNGGEQVGRA; encoded by the coding sequence ATGACCGGTAGCACGACCGCCTGGACACTTGATTCCGTCGCAGCGCGTTTCGAGGAGGCAGCACGTACAGGGCGCACGCTTCCACCCGTCCGTGTGCAGGGCTACTTCCGTGTCTGGCCGCACATCGTGCGCGAGCAATGGGAACGCCTGGCAGCGGACGACCAACCGCGTCACTACTATCCGCCCAGTCCCGCGGCCATCGACCGGATGCTGGAGACGATGCGGTGGGTGCAGTGGTTGGACGTGGACCATCGGCACCTGGTCTGGATGCGCGCGCAAGGCGACGAATGGCAGTACATCGCCAAGCGCTATGCGTGCTGCATCAAGACGGCGCAACGGCGCTGGCAACGCGCCATGCAGACCGTGGTCGACCGGCTCAACGGAGGCGAGCAGGTTGGCCGTGCGTGA
- a CDS encoding DUF3489 domain-containing protein: MTTQQLTPAQHAILAYAIQHTGGKIEWFPDNIKGGARKKVLEGLIKRDLIATAGDDWLVAAEGYNALGLKAPQLEEPAPEAEPARKTPRTRENSKQAQVIAMLRHPEGATIGKICKATGWQAHTVRGAFAGTFKKRLGLNITSHKPATGERVYRIETEDGDQPA, translated from the coding sequence ATGACCACGCAACAACTGACCCCGGCACAGCACGCCATCCTCGCCTACGCCATCCAGCACACCGGCGGCAAGATCGAATGGTTCCCCGACAACATCAAAGGCGGCGCACGCAAGAAGGTGCTTGAAGGCTTGATCAAACGGGATCTGATTGCCACCGCCGGCGACGACTGGCTGGTTGCAGCCGAAGGCTACAACGCACTGGGGCTCAAAGCACCGCAGCTCGAAGAACCCGCTCCAGAGGCCGAGCCGGCGCGCAAGACACCGCGCACGCGCGAGAACAGCAAGCAGGCCCAGGTAATCGCGATGCTGCGCCACCCGGAAGGGGCAACGATCGGCAAGATTTGCAAGGCCACCGGCTGGCAAGCCCACACCGTGCGCGGCGCGTTTGCCGGCACCTTCAAGAAGCGGCTCGGGCTGAACATCACCTCCCACAAGCCGGCCACCGGTGAACGCGTGTACCGGATCGAAACCGAAGACGGCGACCAACCAGCCTGA
- a CDS encoding NAD(P)-binding domain-containing protein, translating to MKIGIIGTGNIGGALARKLSAAGHDVRVANSSGTKGARAFAREIGAEPTDVHGAVASVNVIILAIPLPAMRELPAHLFD from the coding sequence ATGAAAATCGGAATCATTGGAACCGGCAACATCGGCGGCGCTCTAGCCCGCAAGCTCAGTGCTGCAGGACACGACGTGCGTGTCGCAAATTCGAGCGGCACTAAAGGTGCGCGCGCGTTTGCCCGCGAGATCGGAGCAGAACCGACTGATGTACACGGAGCAGTCGCTAGCGTCAACGTCATCATCCTGGCCATTCCTCTACCTGCAATGCGCGAGCTGCCCGCCCACTTGTTCGACTGA
- a CDS encoding site-specific DNA-methyltransferase: protein MTASWLAGKIEHWPIQRLAPYAANARTHSDEQIAQIAASIVEFGFTNPILAGGDGVIVAGHGRLAAAMKLGLQVVPVVVLDHLSPTQRRALVIADNRIAENAGWDEAVLRAELAALDAANFDLSLTGFDADALADLMDGEEGDGQAEEFALPEVPEDPISRPGDVWVLGRHRLLCGDATVAENYDRLLQGEPADMAFLDPPYNVNYANTAKDRQRGTSRAILNDNLGGGFYDFLLAALKPTIANCRGAIYVAMSSSELDVLQAAFREAGGRWSTFIIWAKDRFTLGRADYQRQYEPILYGWAEGAQRHWCGDRDQGDVWQIKRPARNDLHPTMKPVELVERAIRNSSRPGDVVLDAFGGSGTTLIATEKAGRAARLIELDPKYVDVIVRRWQDWTGELAYRESDGALLDDARADRLAISGEP from the coding sequence ATGACGGCCTCCTGGCTCGCAGGCAAGATCGAGCACTGGCCGATCCAGAGGCTCGCCCCCTATGCCGCCAACGCTCGGACGCACTCCGACGAACAGATCGCGCAGATCGCGGCCAGCATCGTGGAGTTCGGGTTCACCAACCCCATCCTGGCCGGTGGCGACGGCGTCATCGTCGCCGGCCACGGACGCCTCGCCGCTGCCATGAAGCTGGGCCTGCAGGTAGTGCCGGTGGTGGTGCTGGACCACCTGAGTCCGACGCAGCGGCGGGCGCTGGTGATCGCGGACAACCGCATCGCCGAAAACGCGGGTTGGGATGAAGCCGTACTGCGTGCCGAGCTGGCCGCGCTCGACGCGGCGAACTTCGACCTGTCGTTGACGGGTTTCGATGCGGACGCGCTGGCCGATCTGATGGACGGGGAGGAGGGCGACGGCCAGGCGGAGGAGTTTGCACTGCCGGAGGTGCCCGAGGATCCGATCTCTCGCCCAGGCGACGTGTGGGTGTTGGGCAGGCATCGGCTGCTGTGCGGGGATGCGACCGTCGCGGAGAACTACGACAGGCTGTTGCAGGGCGAGCCGGCGGACATGGCTTTTCTGGATCCACCCTATAACGTGAACTACGCCAACACGGCCAAGGACAGGCAGCGCGGCACGAGCCGGGCCATCCTGAACGACAACCTGGGCGGGGGCTTCTACGATTTCCTGCTGGCGGCGCTGAAGCCGACGATTGCCAACTGCCGGGGTGCCATCTACGTGGCGATGTCCTCCAGTGAGCTGGACGTGCTGCAGGCGGCGTTCCGCGAGGCGGGCGGGCGCTGGTCAACCTTCATCATCTGGGCCAAGGACCGTTTCACGCTTGGCCGCGCGGATTACCAGCGGCAATACGAACCGATCCTGTACGGCTGGGCCGAAGGGGCGCAGCGGCATTGGTGCGGCGACCGCGATCAGGGAGACGTCTGGCAGATCAAGAGACCTGCCCGCAACGACTTGCACCCCACGATGAAGCCGGTGGAACTGGTGGAACGGGCGATTCGCAATTCGAGCCGGCCGGGCGACGTGGTGCTCGACGCGTTCGGCGGTTCGGGGACGACGCTAATTGCTACGGAGAAGGCGGGGCGAGCAGCACGCCTGATTGAGCTCGATCCCAAGTATGTCGATGTGATCGTGCGCCGGTGGCAGGATTGGACGGGTGAGCTCGCCTATCGAGAGTCGGACGGGGCGTTACTGGACGACGCACGCGCGGATAGGCTCGCCATTTCAGGCGAGCCTTGA
- a CDS encoding ATP-binding protein, translating into MTLPIISADRRLAEPRCAKIVLVGIPGAGKTSQLKTLPEDSTLFVDLEAGDLAVLDWYGDTLRPRSWPEFRDLVVFLAGPNPAASPDQPYSQAHFDAVCKRYGDPAQLRKYSTYFVDSITVLSRLCLAWAKTQPQAFSERTGKPDTRGAYGLLGTEMIAALTHLQHVRDKHVVFVAILEEKVDEFNRRFFAIQLEGSKTALELPGVIDEVITLALLRPDAPAEGEAAAEPAEPFRAFVTNTDNAWGYPAKDRSGRLDALEEPHLGKLIAKTAAPRKPVPLAGATTQPNFS; encoded by the coding sequence ATGACGCTGCCCATCATCAGCGCAGACCGGCGCCTGGCCGAGCCCCGCTGCGCCAAGATCGTCCTCGTCGGCATTCCCGGCGCGGGCAAGACCAGCCAGCTCAAGACGCTGCCCGAAGACAGCACCCTGTTTGTCGATCTGGAGGCGGGCGACCTGGCGGTGCTGGACTGGTACGGCGACACGCTGCGCCCGCGCTCGTGGCCGGAGTTCCGCGACCTGGTCGTGTTCCTGGCCGGACCCAACCCGGCGGCGAGCCCCGACCAGCCGTACTCGCAGGCGCACTTCGACGCGGTGTGCAAGCGCTATGGCGATCCGGCGCAACTGCGGAAGTACAGCACGTACTTCGTGGACTCGATCACCGTGCTGTCCCGACTGTGCCTTGCCTGGGCCAAGACGCAACCGCAGGCGTTCTCCGAGCGCACCGGCAAGCCGGACACGCGGGGTGCCTACGGCCTGCTCGGTACCGAGATGATCGCGGCGCTCACGCACCTGCAGCACGTGCGCGACAAGCACGTCGTGTTCGTGGCGATTCTGGAAGAGAAGGTTGACGAGTTCAACCGGCGGTTTTTTGCGATCCAGCTCGAGGGCAGCAAGACCGCGCTGGAGTTGCCCGGTGTCATCGATGAGGTGATCACGCTGGCGCTGCTGCGCCCCGACGCACCGGCGGAAGGGGAGGCGGCCGCCGAGCCAGCAGAGCCGTTCCGCGCGTTCGTCACCAACACCGACAACGCCTGGGGCTACCCCGCCAAGGACCGCTCCGGCCGGCTGGATGCCCTGGAGGAGCCGCACCTGGGCAAGTTGATCGCCAAGACCGCGGCGCCGCGCAAGCCTGTGCCGCTGGCCGGCGCCACGACTCAACCGAACTTTTCCTGA
- the xopG gene encoding XopG/HopH/AvrPtoH family type III secretion system effector, whose protein sequence is MALASIESPALSPPGLVYSTSWSNNDTMLIQTQYPGFYIATASDNQREADRYAGKVNEALGKIASGRSGDELLRGISSLSATRQRKLTISEIDSDDDPGTEAVLTRPQIAAYEPSDFRANKRIAKQFARGEVSSEPAGCSAIVNWNPKTSIKLSRNGSPKRLHKDPKESFAVLAHELIHARHVMAGTSKAWSGDRYNETSEAGQEELRAVGLGAYAHAYTGEPTENSIRAEQGLQARSKYKPRNA, encoded by the coding sequence ATGGCGCTTGCTAGCATCGAAAGCCCGGCGCTCTCGCCGCCTGGGCTTGTGTATTCAACCTCTTGGAGCAATAACGACACGATGCTTATACAGACACAGTACCCTGGGTTTTACATTGCAACCGCAAGTGACAATCAACGCGAAGCTGACCGTTATGCAGGCAAAGTAAACGAGGCGTTAGGGAAAATTGCGTCCGGGCGCTCGGGGGATGAACTACTTCGCGGTATCAGCTCTCTGAGTGCGACCAGGCAGCGCAAACTGACCATCAGCGAGATCGACTCCGATGACGATCCCGGTACGGAAGCCGTCCTCACCAGGCCACAGATTGCAGCGTACGAGCCATCGGATTTTCGAGCCAACAAGAGAATCGCCAAACAGTTCGCGAGAGGAGAAGTCTCTTCGGAACCTGCCGGCTGCAGCGCGATCGTGAACTGGAACCCCAAGACCAGCATCAAGCTGAGCCGAAACGGCTCGCCGAAGCGCCTGCATAAAGACCCCAAAGAATCGTTCGCTGTCCTCGCCCATGAACTGATCCATGCCCGCCACGTCATGGCAGGTACATCCAAAGCCTGGAGCGGCGACCGTTACAACGAAACCAGCGAGGCAGGCCAGGAAGAGCTGAGGGCGGTTGGCTTGGGGGCCTACGCACACGCCTACACCGGTGAACCGACGGAAAACTCCATCCGTGCGGAACAAGGCTTGCAGGCGCGCAGCAAGTACAAGCCACGCAACGCGTAA
- a CDS encoding site-specific DNA-methyltransferase: protein MLNVEYRKVAALIPYARNPRTHNDEQVARIAASIVEYGWTNPVLVDGENGVIAGHGRLAAARQLGMDEVPVIELAHLSPTQKRALILADNRIALDAGWDEELLALEFAELADAGYDLALTGFNDAEIDALLADELGEAEDDGASDPEPDEADDVPAASAVPVSRPGDVWLLGEHRLICGDATDSAVIAALMAGQQAALCFTSPPYANQRNYTTGGIANWDVLMRGVFGNVPMAGDGQVLVNLGLVHRDSEVVPYWDAWIAWMRTQGWRRFGWYVWDQGPGMPGDWRGRLAPSFEFVFHFNREARQANKTVPCKYAGQDEHLRPDGTSTSMRGKDGVRGSWTHEGKLTQDTRIPDSVIRVMRHKGKIGRDIDHPAVFPVALPQFVIEAYSDAGDVVFEPFGGSGTTMLAAQRAGRLCHSVEIAPEYVDVAIKRFRQNFPEAPVTLQSTGQTFAAVAAERLAGEEVVQ, encoded by the coding sequence ATGCTCAACGTCGAGTACCGCAAGGTCGCGGCGCTGATTCCTTACGCAAGGAACCCGAGGACCCACAACGACGAGCAGGTGGCCAGGATCGCCGCCAGCATCGTGGAGTACGGCTGGACCAACCCGGTCCTGGTCGATGGCGAGAACGGTGTGATCGCGGGCCATGGGCGTCTGGCCGCCGCGCGCCAGCTCGGCATGGACGAGGTGCCGGTGATCGAGCTGGCCCACCTGTCGCCGACGCAGAAGCGCGCGTTGATCCTCGCCGACAACCGTATCGCGCTCGATGCGGGCTGGGACGAGGAACTGCTGGCGCTGGAATTCGCGGAACTCGCTGACGCCGGCTACGACCTGGCCCTGACCGGTTTCAATGACGCCGAGATCGACGCGCTGTTGGCTGACGAGCTGGGCGAAGCTGAGGACGATGGGGCGAGCGATCCGGAACCGGATGAGGCGGACGACGTGCCCGCAGCATCGGCGGTGCCGGTGTCCCGGCCGGGCGACGTCTGGCTCCTGGGCGAGCACCGCCTGATCTGCGGCGATGCCACCGACAGCGCGGTGATCGCGGCCCTGATGGCGGGCCAACAAGCCGCGCTGTGCTTTACCTCGCCGCCCTACGCCAACCAGCGCAATTACACCACCGGTGGTATCGCGAACTGGGACGTGCTGATGCGCGGCGTCTTCGGCAACGTGCCAATGGCGGGCGACGGCCAGGTGCTCGTCAACCTCGGGCTGGTCCACCGCGACAGCGAGGTCGTCCCATACTGGGATGCCTGGATCGCGTGGATGCGCACGCAGGGCTGGCGGCGGTTCGGCTGGTACGTGTGGGACCAGGGACCGGGCATGCCCGGCGACTGGCGTGGCCGGTTGGCACCATCCTTCGAATTCGTCTTCCACTTCAATCGTGAGGCTCGCCAGGCAAACAAGACCGTGCCTTGCAAGTACGCTGGCCAGGACGAGCACCTGCGCCCCGACGGCACGTCGACCTCGATGCGGGGCAAGGACGGCGTTCGCGGGAGTTGGACACACGAGGGCAAACTTACCCAGGACACCCGGATCCCGGATTCGGTGATCCGTGTGATGCGGCACAAGGGCAAGATCGGCCGCGACATCGACCACCCGGCGGTGTTCCCGGTCGCCCTGCCGCAATTCGTGATCGAGGCGTACTCGGATGCCGGTGACGTCGTGTTCGAACCCTTCGGCGGCAGCGGCACCACCATGCTGGCTGCGCAGCGCGCCGGTCGCCTGTGCCACAGCGTCGAGATCGCACCCGAGTACGTGGACGTCGCGATCAAGCGCTTCCGGCAGAACTTCCCCGAGGCGCCGGTGACGCTGCAGTCGACCGGCCAGACCTTCGCGGCCGTTGCGGCCGAGCGCCTGGCGGGCGAGGAGGTGGTGCAATGA
- a CDS encoding DUF6511 domain-containing protein, with the protein MQCWVCRQQARGYRHSDLRFRVGDPRRHPPDWAFCSRRCQDAFHAMYGAWRKTEPPLSESLTREAHMPETTGQQRAAMRRCLRPFGQVAGEIGFDKPLAHYTEEEALRVIEAIVFTYTEAMALDAPRAQATSMVKGRSVGLSADAFADLEDDIPW; encoded by the coding sequence GTGCAATGCTGGGTTTGTCGCCAACAAGCACGTGGCTACCGGCACTCGGACCTGCGCTTCCGCGTGGGCGATCCGCGTCGCCATCCGCCCGACTGGGCCTTCTGCTCTCGCCGCTGCCAGGACGCTTTCCACGCCATGTACGGGGCTTGGCGCAAGACCGAGCCGCCGTTGTCCGAATCACTCACAAGGGAGGCGCATATGCCTGAGACCACTGGGCAGCAGCGTGCTGCGATGCGCCGATGCCTGCGACCGTTCGGGCAGGTGGCCGGCGAGATCGGCTTCGACAAGCCGCTGGCCCACTACACCGAAGAGGAAGCTCTGCGGGTGATCGAGGCCATCGTGTTCACGTACACGGAGGCAATGGCGCTCGACGCGCCTCGTGCCCAGGCCACCTCAATGGTGAAGGGACGTTCCGTAGGACTGTCGGCGGATGCGTTCGCCGACTTGGAAGATGACATTCCGTGGTAA
- a CDS encoding phage/plasmid primase, P4 family, with protein sequence MLDFNDSPPQSREVARPVSAEAERDRIRGLLLDRLDSVLAILFPAGKKRRHTFVIGDIQGNPGDSLEIVLDGEKAGLWTDRATGDGGDVFAVIAGTLGVDVHTEFPRVLARAADLLGLASTQPVRRKRKEPPTDDLGPETAKWDYLDAAGRLIGVVYRYDPPGRGKEFRPWDAKRRKMVPPDPRPLYNQPGLATATQVVLVEGEKCAQALIDAGIVATTAMHGANAPVEKTDWSPLAGKAVLIWPDRDKPGWEYADRASQAILQAGALLVAILLPPDDKAEGWDAADAIEEGFDVSGYLAAGARVPVVPEVDDTVSTDVLEGVDWETEDGLATAFTRRYGDDWRYCSLWGKWLVWTGVRWNPDQLLYVTHLSRGICRAASFKAETPRQKAKLASSSTIASVEKIARSDPKHAATADEWDADVWALNTPGGVVDLRSGQLRAHRREDRMTKVTTATPKGDCPTWRQFLSEVTGGDVELQAYLQRMAGYALTGSTQEHALFFLYGTGANGKSVFVNTLATILGDYAVNAAMDTFMETRADRHPTDMAGLRGARFVAAIETEQGRRWAESKVKNLTGGDKISARFMRQDFFEFFPQFKLFVAGNHKPAIRNIDEAMKRRLHLIPFTVTVPPARRDKNLQQKLLAERDGILAWAVQGCLDWQRLGRLDPPQQVLDATEEYFEAEDALGRWLDERCVREINAKTLTAELFNDWKQWADSAGEFVGSQRRFSDLLITRGVEKWRNTAGLRGFRGVSLKHPPMPTYSPYSDN encoded by the coding sequence ATGCTCGACTTCAATGACAGCCCGCCGCAGAGCCGGGAGGTCGCACGCCCTGTATCCGCAGAGGCGGAGCGGGACCGCATCCGGGGCTTGCTGCTCGACCGGCTGGACTCGGTGCTGGCCATCCTGTTTCCAGCCGGCAAGAAGCGGCGGCACACCTTCGTGATCGGCGACATCCAGGGCAATCCGGGCGACAGCCTGGAAATCGTGCTGGACGGGGAGAAGGCGGGCTTGTGGACGGACCGCGCGACGGGTGACGGCGGGGATGTGTTCGCCGTGATCGCAGGCACCCTGGGTGTCGACGTGCACACGGAATTCCCGAGGGTGCTGGCGCGCGCCGCCGACCTGCTCGGTCTCGCCAGCACGCAGCCGGTGCGGCGCAAGCGGAAGGAGCCGCCAACGGACGACCTCGGCCCCGAGACCGCCAAGTGGGACTACCTGGACGCCGCCGGCAGGCTGATCGGGGTGGTGTACCGCTACGACCCGCCCGGCCGGGGCAAGGAGTTCCGGCCGTGGGACGCCAAGCGCCGCAAGATGGTCCCGCCCGATCCGCGCCCGCTGTACAACCAGCCGGGACTGGCGACCGCCACGCAGGTCGTGCTGGTTGAAGGCGAGAAATGCGCCCAGGCCCTGATCGACGCCGGCATTGTTGCCACCACGGCCATGCACGGGGCGAACGCGCCGGTCGAGAAGACCGACTGGTCGCCCTTGGCCGGCAAGGCCGTGCTGATCTGGCCCGACCGGGACAAGCCGGGCTGGGAGTATGCCGACCGGGCGTCGCAGGCGATCCTGCAGGCGGGCGCGTTGTTGGTGGCCATCCTGCTGCCGCCGGACGACAAGGCGGAGGGCTGGGATGCAGCGGACGCGATCGAAGAGGGGTTTGACGTCAGCGGCTACCTGGCAGCCGGCGCGCGGGTGCCCGTGGTGCCGGAGGTGGACGACACCGTGTCGACAGACGTGCTGGAGGGCGTGGATTGGGAAACCGAGGACGGGCTGGCTACGGCTTTCACGCGCCGCTATGGCGACGACTGGCGGTACTGCTCCCTGTGGGGCAAATGGCTGGTGTGGACTGGCGTGCGGTGGAATCCCGATCAGTTGCTCTACGTTACCCACCTGTCGCGTGGGATCTGCCGGGCGGCCTCGTTCAAGGCGGAAACGCCGCGGCAGAAGGCCAAGCTGGCGAGCTCGTCGACCATCGCCTCGGTCGAGAAGATCGCCCGTTCGGACCCCAAGCACGCGGCCACGGCCGACGAGTGGGATGCCGACGTGTGGGCGCTCAACACCCCCGGCGGGGTAGTCGATCTGCGCTCGGGCCAGCTGCGAGCGCATCGGCGCGAGGACCGGATGACGAAGGTGACCACGGCGACGCCTAAGGGTGATTGCCCGACCTGGCGGCAGTTTCTCTCGGAAGTCACGGGCGGCGACGTCGAGCTGCAAGCCTACCTGCAGCGGATGGCGGGCTACGCGTTGACCGGGTCAACGCAGGAGCATGCGCTGTTCTTCCTGTACGGCACCGGCGCGAACGGCAAGTCGGTGTTCGTGAACACGCTGGCCACGATCCTGGGCGACTACGCGGTCAACGCGGCGATGGACACCTTCATGGAAACGCGCGCCGATCGGCACCCGACCGATATGGCGGGCCTGCGCGGCGCGCGTTTCGTGGCGGCCATCGAGACCGAGCAGGGACGGCGCTGGGCGGAATCCAAGGTCAAGAACCTCACCGGTGGCGACAAGATCTCCGCGCGCTTCATGCGGCAAGACTTCTTCGAGTTCTTCCCGCAGTTCAAGCTGTTCGTCGCGGGCAACCACAAACCGGCCATTCGCAACATCGACGAGGCAATGAAGCGGCGCTTGCACTTGATTCCGTTCACGGTGACGGTGCCGCCTGCGCGGCGTGACAAGAACTTGCAGCAGAAGCTGCTGGCAGAACGTGACGGCATCCTGGCGTGGGCGGTTCAGGGTTGTCTCGACTGGCAGCGGCTGGGCCGGCTCGATCCGCCGCAACAGGTGCTGGACGCGACGGAGGAGTATTTCGAGGCCGAGGACGCGCTGGGCCGCTGGCTGGACGAACGTTGTGTGCGAGAGATCAACGCCAAGACGCTGACCGCCGAGTTGTTCAACGACTGGAAACAGTGGGCTGACTCGGCTGGCGAATTCGTCGGATCGCAAAGGCGCTTCTCCGATCTGCTGATCACCCGCGGGGTCGAGAAATGGCGCAACACAGCGGGTTTGCGGGGCTTCCGTGGTGTGAGCCTGAAGCATCCGCCGATGCCGACCTATAGCCCGTACTCGGACAACTGA
- a CDS encoding type III effector: MDNLKIAETTVRQVKCMLPYGGGNQKPDVTYTEGESWARRSMLRDETYCQNPIQHAKEVVRYQAGNCAEHANVSYALLAGRQLNAPLLRASDGDDDHAYVLIGDPRDPYWGDRDTVVVDAWVTHPSAFTLAEADDLHPNMTPFQRSRYSPPDPDANLRNVRHVTTEEVNQYLSEYSRPEVGPALLDYIDQYVDTNKFFNTKTSADDPSTRYGDSSFTSKSMDRIAESTVDRQREARYEWNNSPYSW, encoded by the coding sequence ATGGACAATCTCAAGATTGCCGAAACGACCGTCCGGCAAGTCAAGTGCATGCTGCCCTACGGCGGGGGCAATCAGAAGCCTGACGTCACCTATACCGAAGGCGAATCCTGGGCGCGTCGGAGCATGCTGCGTGATGAAACGTATTGCCAGAATCCGATCCAGCACGCCAAGGAAGTTGTGCGTTACCAAGCGGGCAACTGCGCTGAGCACGCGAATGTCAGCTACGCGCTGCTGGCGGGCCGTCAGCTGAACGCACCCTTGCTGCGGGCCAGCGACGGCGACGATGATCATGCGTATGTTCTGATCGGGGACCCGCGCGACCCATATTGGGGCGACAGAGATACGGTCGTCGTGGATGCCTGGGTGACGCATCCCTCGGCCTTTACCTTGGCAGAGGCCGATGATCTGCACCCGAACATGACCCCTTTCCAGCGCAGCCGATACAGTCCTCCGGACCCGGATGCCAATCTGCGCAATGTCCGGCATGTCACGACGGAGGAAGTCAATCAATACCTCTCGGAATACAGCCGCCCAGAAGTCGGCCCGGCATTGCTCGACTACATTGATCAGTACGTCGATACCAACAAGTTTTTCAACACGAAGACCTCCGCCGACGATCCAAGCACCCGCTACGGTGACTCCAGCTTTACCTCCAAATCGATGGACCGCATAGCGGAAAGCACGGTCGATCGGCAAAGAGAAGCCCGGTACGAGTGGAATAATTCCCCATACAGCTGGTAA
- a CDS encoding MFS transporter, producing MMNPDRSATGASATIAPALPNAQINTASPWPVFWVASVAVFLVSMDGTMLFAAFSALRAGFPQATAADLSWVLNAYTVAYAATLIPSGGLADKHGRKKVFLAGVGLFLAASVACGLAVNVGWLVAARVLQAIGAALLTPSSLSLVLAAFPISKRAVAISLWGAVGALAAAVGPSLGAFVIASIGWQWAFYLNVPLGLAAMWRGATLLTETKQHTSNRPLDLFGMGLLTVGTGALALSIVQSESPGWSRHELLGIAGIGLMSIAGFVAWARVATAPLVDLGLFRNPTYRYVNLATLSFGIAFSMMFFAFFFYMNSIWHYSLPLAGLAITPGPLLVTPVATLSGRIASRHGHRPLLVAGSLLYATSAVWFLLVPGVEPAYLTQWLPGMLLSGVAVGMVLPSLSGAAVSRLPSDHYAVGGAINQAIRQIGSVVGVALTVLLLGGASLQRADFNALYLCHMSLALLTAALCLPVNTLPRPSANPSNFRSRS from the coding sequence ATGATGAATCCAGACAGATCAGCAACCGGGGCCTCTGCCACGATTGCTCCGGCTTTGCCCAATGCACAGATCAACACCGCATCACCTTGGCCGGTGTTCTGGGTCGCCAGCGTGGCGGTGTTCCTTGTCTCGATGGACGGCACGATGCTGTTCGCCGCCTTCAGTGCCTTACGCGCAGGGTTTCCTCAAGCCACTGCGGCGGACCTTTCCTGGGTGCTCAATGCCTACACCGTCGCCTATGCTGCAACGCTCATTCCGTCTGGCGGGTTGGCGGATAAGCATGGGCGCAAAAAGGTATTTCTGGCCGGCGTAGGGCTGTTTCTGGCGGCGTCGGTTGCGTGCGGTTTGGCTGTCAACGTAGGGTGGCTCGTTGCAGCACGCGTGCTTCAGGCCATCGGCGCTGCGTTGCTAACGCCCTCATCTCTGTCACTCGTGCTGGCGGCGTTTCCAATCAGCAAGCGCGCGGTGGCGATCAGTCTATGGGGGGCGGTTGGTGCTCTGGCTGCTGCAGTGGGGCCAAGCCTTGGGGCATTCGTCATCGCATCGATCGGCTGGCAGTGGGCCTTTTACCTGAACGTGCCTTTAGGCCTGGCCGCCATGTGGCGCGGCGCGACGCTTCTCACCGAGACAAAACAGCACACCAGCAACCGCCCGCTTGATCTGTTCGGGATGGGCCTGCTGACCGTCGGGACGGGCGCTTTGGCACTATCCATTGTGCAATCGGAATCGCCAGGCTGGTCACGTCATGAACTGCTCGGTATTGCCGGCATCGGGCTCATGAGCATCGCCGGATTTGTGGCCTGGGCTCGCGTTGCTACCGCACCGCTGGTGGATTTGGGGTTGTTTCGCAACCCGACTTACCGTTACGTCAATCTCGCAACGTTGAGTTTCGGCATTGCGTTTTCGATGATGTTCTTCGCCTTCTTTTTCTACATGAATTCGATCTGGCACTACTCGCTGCCATTGGCAGGGCTTGCCATCACGCCAGGGCCGCTGCTGGTGACTCCGGTGGCCACCCTGTCAGGTCGAATCGCGAGTCGGCATGGCCACCGCCCATTGTTGGTGGCGGGCAGCCTGCTTTACGCGACCAGTGCAGTGTGGTTCTTGCTCGTGCCCGGAGTTGAACCCGCCTATCTCACGCAGTGGCTGCCAGGCATGCTGCTCAGCGGCGTGGCTGTGGGGATGGTATTGCCGTCGTTGTCGGGCGCCGCCGTCAGCCGCCTACCCTCGGACCATTACGCAGTGGGTGGCGCAATCAATCAGGCGATACGGCAAATCGGTTCGGTCGTGGGAGTCGCACTGACGGTGCTGCTGCTCGGTGGTGCCAGTTTGCAACGTGCCGACTTCAACGCGCTCTACCTGTGCCATATGAGCTTGGCGCTTCTTACCGCAGCGCTGTGTCTGCCGGTCAACACGTTGCCGCGGCCATCGGCAAATCCCAGTAATTTTCGCTCGCGTTCATAG